The genomic window CCGCGCTCGCGGCAGTACATCGACGCCTCGATCGCGGCCGAGTTGCGTCCGCCGTGGGAGATCGCCACGAGAACGTCGCCGCGGCGTATGGGCTCGTGGGAGAGGAAGCGCTCGATGTAGCCCTCGGTCCGCTCGAGCCACAGCAGCTCGCGGACGCCGCCGGAGCCGAGGACGTCGTGCCACATCACGCGCGGGTCGGTGAGGGGATGGAGCCCGACGTAGCCGCCGTAGCGGGGGAAGGCGTCCTGCGTGGGCAGCACCGAGTGCCCGCTGCCGAACAGGTGGACGAGGTGGCGGGACGCCAGCGCCTCGGCCATGCGCGTCGCGGCCTCGTCCAGGGCGGCGTCCTGCGACCGCGCCGTCTCCTGCAGTATGGCGGTGAGTCTCTCCAGGAACTGGCTCATAGCTCTCCTTAGCCGCGCTGGCGCCGCGCCCCGCGAGCCGGTCGCGCCTCGGCGCTCTTGGGTCCCGCCGCCTCGCCCTTGAGGACCCAGCGGATGCGGTAGCGGTCGCCGCGCATGATCGACGCCGTGAACTCGAAGGCCTCGCCCGCCGCGATGGCCACGCGCTCGACGTAGAAGCCGCAGTCGTTGGGCGCGACGCCGAGCAGGGCCGCGTCGGCCCTCCCTATGGCCGTGACCGAGAACGTCTCGTGCGCCTCCTCGATCTCCAGGCCGTACCTGCTCCGCAGGGTCTCGTAGAGCGAGGCGTCCTCCGGCAGCACGGCGAGCAGGTCGGGGAAGCGCTCCTCGACGAGGTAGGTCGTCTGCACGCCTATGGGCTGGCCGTCGCCGGTGCGCAGGCGCTTGAGCAGGTAGAGCGGCTGGCCGTTCGGGACGCCCAGGCGGCTCGCGACGGGCCTGGGCGCGGGCACCACGCCGCCCTGCACGAGGCGCGCCCCCGCGCGCAGCCCCAGCGCGCCCATGTCCTGCGTGAACGACGTCAGGCCGCGCTCGCCGGCCGTGAGGGTCGGCTTGCGCACGAAGGTGCCGCGCCCCGGCCCGCGCTCCAGGTAGCCGTCGAGCACGAGGTTGCGGAGCGCCTGCCTCACCGTCACCCGGCTCACGCCGTACGCCTCCACCAGCTGCTCCTCGGTGGGGATGCGCTCGCCGGCCGCCCACCTGCCGGCGAGGATCTGCCGGCGGAGGAGCGTCTCGAGCTGGTGGTAGAGCGGCTCCGGCCTGGCCCTGTCGACCGTGGGCTCACGCGTCACGGCAGGTACACCTCGTCTCCCTCCTTCGCGTAGACGGCGGCCCCGAACGCCCCCGCCGCCCGGCCCAGCTCGGCCACGCGGACCGGCGTGTCCCGCACCGAGGGCGACGCCGTGACGGCGTAGACCGCGCGGAGTCGCGGCAGCAGCTCGGCCACCAGGTCGGCCACGCCGCCGCTGACCACGATGACCTGAGGGTCGAAGAGCGACGCCAGCGAGGCGAGGCCGGCGCCGAACTCGGCGACGAACCCGTCGATGACCGCCGCGGCCTCGCCGTCCCCCGCCGCGGCGGCCGCCTCGAGCTCGTGGGCGCCGACGGGCCGCCTCAGCCGGGAGGCGCGCCTCTCCAGCGCGAGGCCGGAGGCCGTCGCCTCCCACGGGCCGACCTGCGGCGGCTCGGCGGCCGGGGGTGAGGCATCGTCGGCGGCGCGGCGTGGCGCCTTCGCTGGCGCGCTCGCGGTCGCCGCGTCTTCGGCCCGTCGGGCGGACGACGCGTCGTCCGCCGCGCTCCGGGGCGGCGCCCCGCAGGAGAGCCAACCGAACGAGCCCGCCGTGCCGTTCGCGCCGCGCACGAGCCGCCCCGAGCGCATGATCGCCCCGCCTATGCCGGTCCCGACGGTCACGAGCAGCGCGTCCCTCACCCCTCGCGCCGCCCCGAAGCGCGCCTCGCCCAGCAGGGCCATGTGGCCGTCGTTCGCGAGCGCCACCGGGGCGCGAAGCCGCGCGCTCAGCTCGCCGGCGACGTCGCGCCCCTCCAGGTAGGGCACGTTCGGGACCCAGGCGGCGACGCCGCCGGCGACCCGGCCGGGCACCCCGACCGCGACGGCCGCCACCGGGGGCGCTGCCGCCGCGGCGACGAGCTCGACGAGGGAGCCGAGGCCGCCGGGCAGCGCGGCGGCGGACGCGAGCGCGGGGCTGGCGTCAGCGCCCGACCAGACGGCGACGCGCACGTTCGTCCCGCCCACGTCGACGCCGACGTAGCGTGGCCGGAGCGGCGGCCGCGGCGGCTCGCTCGCCGGCCCCGCGTGCGCGTGCGGGCGGCGCCGCGTCACCCCTTCACCCCCGTGGTCGCCACGCCGGCGATGAAGAAGCGCTGCAGCAGCAGGAAGAGCACCACGCTCGGGACGATCGCGACGGCCGCGCCCGCCATGACCACGTTCTGGAAGCGCACGGCGCTGGTGTACGACACGAGCCGGTTGAGCGCGAGCACGACGGTGTGCATGCGCTCGCTCTGCAGCACCGTGAGCGGCCACAGGAACGAGTTCCAGTGGAACACGAAGGCGAACACC from Trueperaceae bacterium includes these protein-coding regions:
- a CDS encoding SIS domain-containing protein, which encodes MSQFLERLTAILQETARSQDAALDEAATRMAEALASRHLVHLFGSGHSVLPTQDAFPRYGGYVGLHPLTDPRVMWHDVLGSGGVRELLWLERTEGYIERFLSHEPIRRGDVLVAISHGGRNSAAIEASMYCRERGVTVVAITAKANLSRPPEHSSGKRLAEVADVVIDTGVPVEDALVAVEGWRRPVGGASTIVAMALVQELNVRAALKLAERGIELPTFVSPTVPGASLASNDEVFDAHEDLMLEARREALAERRRGS
- a CDS encoding GntR family transcriptional regulator; this encodes MTREPTVDRARPEPLYHQLETLLRRQILAGRWAAGERIPTEEQLVEAYGVSRVTVRQALRNLVLDGYLERGPGRGTFVRKPTLTAGERGLTSFTQDMGALGLRAGARLVQGGVVPAPRPVASRLGVPNGQPLYLLKRLRTGDGQPIGVQTTYLVEERFPDLLAVLPEDASLYETLRSRYGLEIEEAHETFSVTAIGRADAALLGVAPNDCGFYVERVAIAAGEAFEFTASIMRGDRYRIRWVLKGEAAGPKSAEARPARGARRQRG
- a CDS encoding ROK family protein yields the protein MTRRRPHAHAGPASEPPRPPLRPRYVGVDVGGTNVRVAVWSGADASPALASAAALPGGLGSLVELVAAAAAPPVAAVAVGVPGRVAGGVAAWVPNVPYLEGRDVAGELSARLRAPVALANDGHMALLGEARFGAARGVRDALLVTVGTGIGGAIMRSGRLVRGANGTAGSFGWLSCGAPPRSAADDASSARRAEDAATASAPAKAPRRAADDASPPAAEPPQVGPWEATASGLALERRASRLRRPVGAHELEAAAAAGDGEAAAVIDGFVAEFGAGLASLASLFDPQVIVVSGGVADLVAELLPRLRAVYAVTASPSVRDTPVRVAELGRAAGAFGAAVYAKEGDEVYLP